A region of Curvibacter sp. AEP1-3 DNA encodes the following proteins:
- a CDS encoding efflux RND transporter periplasmic adaptor subunit: MTQLKPLLMGLVGAGVLAASGYGLYAIGMQRDMGMATTSAPSAGAASTANTTPGDIPQSIAEGEDATRRHIEHGIKAGDVDPVTGRKVLYYHDPMVPGNKFDKPAKSPFMDMMLVPVYADGDAGSDGSKVTVSPRIQQNLGVRTAEVTEGMLSPQVSAVGNIAFNERDQAFVQARATGYIERLHVRATLDRVSKGQPLAELYVPDWIAAQEEFLSVRRMQGTDLAPLVDGARQRMRQVGMSDEQIRLVESSGKTQARITLTAPIGGVVVELMAREGMTVMPGATLFRINGLSSVWANAEVPESQAALIRPGTKVQASSAAAPGTNLRGTVQAIVPEVNAATRTLKARVELANPGNLLVPGMFVNMQFMDMRAEKSLLIPTEAVIQTGKRVVVMLAEDKGKFRPVEVETGIESNGQTEIKRGLQMGQRVVVSSQFLIDSEASLKGVEARLNDAPKPNAANTAPRHEGEAKIEAIANDSITLSHGPIPSLKWGAMTMDFKLPASGQPRNLEPGDKVNFEFYMDAEGLPQITRISAMALEPKAATAKPAGSKP, translated from the coding sequence ATGACACAACTCAAACCATTGCTGATGGGCCTGGTCGGTGCGGGCGTACTCGCCGCGAGCGGTTACGGTCTGTACGCCATAGGCATGCAGCGCGACATGGGTATGGCCACCACCTCCGCCCCGTCGGCCGGGGCCGCCTCCACAGCGAACACCACGCCAGGTGACATCCCCCAAAGCATTGCCGAAGGCGAAGACGCCACTCGCCGCCATATCGAACACGGCATCAAAGCCGGCGATGTGGACCCGGTCACCGGGCGCAAGGTGCTGTACTACCACGACCCCATGGTGCCGGGCAACAAGTTCGACAAGCCCGCCAAGTCTCCCTTCATGGACATGATGCTGGTGCCGGTCTACGCTGACGGGGACGCTGGCAGCGATGGCAGCAAGGTCACGGTCAGCCCCCGCATCCAGCAAAACCTGGGGGTGCGGACCGCCGAAGTCACCGAAGGCATGCTGTCGCCGCAGGTCTCTGCGGTGGGCAACATCGCCTTCAATGAACGCGACCAGGCCTTTGTGCAGGCCCGTGCCACCGGCTACATCGAGCGCCTGCACGTGCGTGCAACCCTGGATCGCGTCAGCAAAGGGCAGCCTCTAGCCGAACTCTATGTGCCCGACTGGATTGCTGCACAGGAGGAATTTCTGTCGGTTCGGCGCATGCAAGGCACAGACCTCGCGCCGCTGGTTGACGGTGCCCGCCAACGCATGCGCCAGGTCGGCATGAGCGATGAGCAGATTCGGCTGGTGGAAAGCAGTGGCAAGACCCAAGCGCGTATCACCCTGACCGCCCCGATCGGTGGCGTGGTGGTGGAGTTGATGGCCCGCGAAGGCATGACGGTGATGCCGGGAGCCACCCTGTTCCGTATCAATGGCCTGAGCAGCGTGTGGGCCAATGCCGAAGTGCCCGAAAGCCAGGCCGCTCTGATTCGCCCTGGCACCAAGGTGCAGGCAAGCAGTGCTGCAGCACCCGGCACCAACCTGCGTGGCACGGTGCAGGCGATAGTGCCCGAAGTGAATGCGGCCACCCGCACGCTCAAGGCCCGCGTGGAGCTGGCCAACCCCGGCAACCTGCTGGTGCCCGGCATGTTCGTCAACATGCAGTTCATGGACATGCGGGCAGAGAAGTCCCTGCTGATCCCCACGGAAGCCGTGATCCAGACCGGTAAGCGCGTGGTGGTCATGCTGGCCGAGGACAAGGGAAAGTTCCGCCCGGTCGAGGTGGAAACCGGCATCGAAAGCAACGGCCAGACCGAGATCAAGCGCGGCCTGCAAATGGGCCAGCGCGTGGTAGTGTCGTCCCAGTTCCTGATCGACTCGGAAGCCAGTCTCAAGGGTGTGGAAGCACGCTTGAACGATGCGCCCAAGCCTAACGCGGCCAACACCGCTCCCCGCCACGAGGGAGAAGCCAAGATTGAAGCCATAGCCAATGACAGCATCACCTTGTCGCATGGCCCAATCCCGTCCCTCAAATGGGGCGCGATGACCATGGATTTCAAGCTGCCTGCCAGCGGCCAGCCGCGCAATCTGGAGCCAGGCGACAAAGTGAACTTCGAGTTCTATATGGATGCCGAAGGCTTGCCACAGATCACCCGCATCAGCGCCATGGCCCTGGAACCCAAAGCAGCCACAGCCAAGCCGGCCGGGAGCAAACCATGA
- a CDS encoding efflux RND transporter permease subunit, producing the protein MIARLIRWSIGNRFLVLLATLMVSAWGVYSVLKTPLDALPDLSDVQVIIRTTYPGQAPRIVENQITYPLTTTMLSVPGAKTVRGYSFFGDSFVYVLFEDGTDLYWARSRVLEYLNQVQSRLPPGAKATLGPDATGVGWIYQYSLVDRSGTQDASQLRSLQDWFLKYELKTVPNVAEVASVGGMVRQYQIVLQPDKLAAYGIPHSKVVEAIQKGNQEAGGSVLELGEAEYMVRASGYLQSLDDFRKVPLMTTQTGVSVRLGDVARIQLGPEMRRGIGELDGEGEAAGGVIVMRSGKNALETIAAVKAKLKSLESSLPKGVEIVPVYDRSGLIERAVENLGHKLLEEFAVVAVVCFIFLFHLRSALVAIVSLPLGILAAFIVMHYQGVNANIMSLGGIAIAIGAMVDAAVVMIENAHKHLEHWSHDHPDQKLDGEARWRVIGESAAEVGPALFFSLLIITLSFIPVFTLEAQEGRLFSPLAFTKTYAMAAAAALSVTLIPVLMGYLIRGRIPDEKANPLNRFLIAVYRPLLNAVLDWPKATLAIAALLLGLSLWPLQHIGGEFMPRLDEGDLLYMPSALPGLSAGKASELLQQTDRLIKTVPEVLSVYGKAGRAETATDPAPMEMFETTIQFKPKDQWRPGMTQDKLVDELDRIVKVPGLANIWVPPIRNRIDMLATGIKSPVGVKVAGTDLATIDRLTGEIEKALKDVPGVSSALAERLTGGRYVDVNINRDAAARFGMNIAEVQSVITSAVAGDNIGETVEGLQRFPINMRYPREIRDSLEKLRALPIVAENGARLVLSDVADIRITDGPPMLRSENARLSGWVYVDIRGRDLRSAVQDMQKAVAEKVALPAGYSVSWSGQFEFLERATAKLKVVVPFTLLIIFVLLYLTFKRFDEALLIMGTLPFALVGGIWLLYLLGYNLSVAGAVGFIALAGVSAEFGVIMLLYLKAAWDERIEQGKTSADDLLDAIREGAVLRVRPKAMTVAVILAGLFPIMWGTGTGSEVMQRIAAPMVGGMITAPLLSMFVVPAVYLLMRRRSRGIERVGNK; encoded by the coding sequence ATGATTGCCCGCCTGATCCGCTGGTCTATTGGCAACCGCTTTCTGGTGCTGCTGGCCACGCTGATGGTCAGTGCCTGGGGGGTGTACAGCGTGCTCAAGACCCCGTTGGATGCCTTACCCGACCTATCGGATGTGCAGGTCATCATCCGCACCACGTACCCTGGGCAAGCGCCGCGCATTGTCGAGAACCAGATCACCTACCCGTTGACCACCACCATGCTGTCGGTGCCGGGAGCCAAGACGGTGCGCGGCTACTCGTTCTTTGGCGACTCCTTTGTATACGTGCTGTTTGAGGATGGCACGGACCTGTACTGGGCACGCTCCCGCGTGCTGGAGTACCTGAACCAGGTGCAATCGCGCCTGCCGCCTGGTGCCAAAGCCACACTGGGGCCGGATGCCACCGGCGTAGGCTGGATCTACCAGTATTCACTGGTGGACCGCAGCGGCACGCAGGATGCATCCCAATTACGGTCCCTGCAGGACTGGTTCCTCAAGTACGAACTCAAAACCGTGCCCAATGTGGCGGAGGTGGCCTCGGTGGGGGGCATGGTGCGCCAGTACCAGATCGTGCTGCAGCCGGACAAGCTGGCTGCCTATGGCATCCCGCACAGCAAGGTGGTTGAGGCCATTCAGAAGGGCAACCAGGAGGCCGGGGGCTCGGTGCTGGAGCTGGGCGAAGCCGAATACATGGTGCGTGCCAGCGGCTACCTGCAAAGCCTGGACGATTTCCGCAAAGTGCCGCTGATGACCACCCAAACTGGCGTCTCGGTACGGCTGGGTGACGTGGCCCGCATCCAGCTCGGGCCAGAGATGCGACGTGGCATTGGCGAACTGGACGGTGAAGGCGAAGCCGCGGGCGGTGTGATTGTGATGCGCTCCGGCAAGAACGCCTTGGAAACCATTGCAGCCGTCAAGGCCAAGCTCAAGAGCCTGGAATCCAGCCTGCCCAAGGGGGTGGAGATCGTGCCCGTCTACGACCGTTCCGGCCTGATCGAGCGGGCGGTGGAGAACCTGGGCCACAAGCTATTGGAAGAGTTCGCCGTGGTGGCAGTGGTGTGCTTCATCTTCCTGTTTCACCTGCGTTCGGCCCTGGTCGCCATTGTTTCGCTGCCGCTGGGCATCCTGGCGGCATTCATCGTCATGCACTACCAGGGCGTGAACGCCAACATCATGTCGCTTGGCGGGATTGCCATCGCCATCGGGGCCATGGTGGATGCCGCTGTGGTGATGATCGAAAACGCCCACAAGCATCTGGAGCACTGGAGCCATGACCACCCGGACCAAAAGCTGGACGGTGAAGCCCGCTGGCGGGTCATTGGAGAGTCGGCAGCCGAGGTAGGCCCCGCGCTGTTCTTCTCGCTGCTCATCATCACGCTGTCCTTCATTCCGGTGTTTACGTTGGAAGCACAGGAGGGACGTTTGTTCTCGCCACTGGCATTCACCAAGACCTACGCCATGGCAGCAGCAGCGGCGCTATCGGTCACGCTGATTCCGGTGTTGATGGGCTACCTGATACGAGGCCGCATCCCGGATGAGAAGGCCAACCCGCTGAATCGCTTCCTGATTGCGGTCTACCGTCCGCTGCTGAACGCGGTGTTGGACTGGCCCAAGGCCACGCTGGCGATTGCTGCGCTGCTGCTGGGTTTGAGTCTGTGGCCCTTGCAGCATATCGGGGGGGAGTTCATGCCGCGCCTGGACGAGGGCGATTTGCTCTACATGCCTTCCGCGCTGCCGGGCTTGTCTGCAGGCAAAGCCAGCGAGCTGCTGCAACAGACAGACCGCCTGATCAAAACCGTGCCCGAGGTGTTGAGCGTCTACGGCAAGGCTGGCCGCGCCGAAACCGCTACTGACCCCGCTCCCATGGAGATGTTCGAGACCACCATCCAGTTCAAACCCAAAGACCAATGGCGCCCCGGCATGACACAGGACAAGCTGGTGGACGAGCTGGACCGCATCGTGAAGGTGCCAGGCCTGGCCAACATCTGGGTGCCACCGATCCGCAACCGCATCGACATGCTGGCCACTGGCATCAAAAGCCCGGTGGGGGTCAAGGTCGCCGGAACCGACTTGGCCACCATCGACCGCCTGACCGGTGAAATCGAAAAGGCCCTCAAGGACGTCCCCGGTGTCAGCAGCGCCCTGGCCGAGCGCCTGACCGGCGGGCGCTATGTGGACGTGAACATCAACCGCGATGCCGCCGCCCGCTTTGGCATGAACATCGCGGAAGTGCAGTCCGTCATTACCTCTGCCGTGGCAGGCGACAACATCGGCGAGACGGTGGAGGGACTGCAGCGCTTCCCCATCAATATGCGCTACCCCCGTGAAATCCGTGATTCGTTGGAGAAGCTGCGGGCCTTGCCCATCGTTGCGGAAAACGGTGCCAGACTGGTGCTATCGGATGTGGCCGACATCCGTATCACCGACGGTCCACCCATGCTGCGCAGCGAGAACGCGCGTTTGTCCGGCTGGGTGTATGTGGACATTCGCGGACGGGACTTGCGTTCGGCGGTGCAGGACATGCAAAAGGCAGTGGCCGAGAAGGTGGCTTTGCCTGCTGGGTACTCGGTGTCCTGGTCGGGGCAGTTTGAGTTCCTGGAACGGGCCACGGCCAAGCTCAAGGTGGTAGTGCCGTTCACGCTGCTCATCATCTTTGTGCTGCTGTACCTGACCTTCAAGCGGTTCGATGAAGCTCTGCTCATCATGGGCACGTTGCCCTTCGCGCTGGTGGGCGGCATCTGGCTGCTGTACCTGCTGGGCTACAACCTGTCGGTGGCCGGTGCCGTGGGCTTCATTGCGTTGGCTGGGGTATCGGCAGAGTTCGGAGTCATCATGCTGCTGTACCTCAAGGCGGCCTGGGACGAGCGCATCGAACAAGGCAAGACCAGTGCGGACGATCTGCTGGATGCTATCCGCGAAGGTGCGGTGCTGCGGGTGCGTCCCAAGGCCATGACGGTAGCGGTCATCCTGGCCGGCCTGTTTCCGATCATGTGGGGGACGGGCACCGGCTCCGAGGTTATGCAACGCATTGCCGCGCCCATGGTGGGCGGGATGATCACGGCGCCGTTGCTGTCGATGTTTGTGGTGCCAGCGGTGTACCTGTTGATGCGCCGCCGCTCCCGAGGAATAGAGAGAGTTGGAAACAAGTAG
- a CDS encoding heavy metal translocating P-type ATPase yields MNHSMHAGHGEVDRPQVDPSSEAAALKDPVCGMTVTTQSPHHAEHMGRTFFFCGPKCKAKFDANPMQYMGQSTDKTAEQPVVAGTVYTCPMHSEIRQDHPGNCPKCGMTLEPVMPSLEDEVNPELLDFQRRFWWTLPLTGIVFVLAMFGHRLQWMDMAVQSWVEFALATPIVAWAGWPFFVRGAQSIVHRSPNMWTLIGLGTGAAFVYSVVATVAPGVFPESFVSMGRVAVYFEAAAVIISLTLLGQMLELKARSQTSAAIKSLLGLAPKTARLIKADGTEEDIELGHVHLGDLLRVRPGEKVPVDGVVTEGSSAVDESMLTGEPLPVTKRVGDKVIGATLNTSGALIMKSEKVGSDTVLSQIVQMVAQAQRSRAPMQRMADVVAGYFVVAVVSIAVLTFLGWGLFGPQPSWVYGLINAVAVLIIACPCALGLATPMSIMVATGKGATNGVLFRDAAAIENLRKVDTLIIDKTGTLTEGHPTFEKAVPSRGFEADEVLRLAASLDQGSEHPLAAAIVAAARERQLVLDKPENFESGSGIGVQGQVGGHHLVLGNTALMQQISVSVDALTTQAEALRAEGASVMHLAVDGKLAGLLAVSDPIKASTMEALTALKASGLRIVMATGDGITTAKAVGAKLGIEEVHGEVKPQDKLTLVERLQKEGRIVAMAGDGINDAPALAKAHVGIAMGTGTDVAMNSAQVTLVKGDLRGISIALALSNATVGNMKQNLMFAFLYNALGIPVAAGLLYPFTGWLLSPMVAALAMSFSSASVIGNALRLRGKAL; encoded by the coding sequence ATGAACCACTCGATGCACGCAGGACATGGCGAAGTAGATCGTCCACAGGTTGACCCGTCCAGTGAGGCCGCCGCGTTGAAAGACCCGGTGTGCGGAATGACGGTTACGACACAGTCGCCCCACCACGCAGAGCACATGGGCCGAACATTCTTCTTTTGCGGACCCAAATGCAAAGCAAAGTTTGATGCCAATCCCATGCAGTACATGGGGCAGTCGACCGACAAGACGGCTGAACAGCCTGTGGTGGCCGGAACGGTCTACACCTGTCCCATGCATTCCGAGATACGGCAGGATCACCCAGGTAATTGCCCCAAGTGCGGGATGACGCTGGAGCCCGTGATGCCCTCATTAGAGGACGAAGTGAACCCAGAGTTGCTGGATTTTCAGCGTCGCTTTTGGTGGACGCTGCCGCTGACCGGTATTGTTTTCGTGCTGGCCATGTTTGGGCATCGACTGCAGTGGATGGACATGGCAGTGCAGAGCTGGGTGGAATTCGCGCTGGCCACCCCCATTGTGGCGTGGGCCGGGTGGCCGTTTTTTGTTCGCGGTGCGCAATCCATCGTTCATCGCAGTCCCAATATGTGGACCCTGATCGGCCTTGGCACAGGTGCTGCCTTTGTCTACAGCGTGGTGGCCACCGTTGCACCGGGCGTGTTTCCGGAGTCTTTTGTGTCCATGGGACGGGTGGCGGTGTACTTTGAGGCAGCAGCCGTCATCATTTCTCTGACCCTGCTGGGTCAGATGCTGGAACTCAAGGCCCGTTCCCAAACCTCTGCCGCCATCAAATCCCTCCTGGGCCTGGCCCCCAAAACGGCACGGCTCATCAAGGCAGATGGAACAGAGGAGGATATTGAGCTGGGTCACGTCCACCTGGGCGACCTGCTGCGAGTGCGCCCCGGCGAGAAAGTGCCCGTGGATGGCGTAGTCACCGAAGGCAGCAGCGCGGTCGATGAATCCATGCTGACCGGTGAGCCTTTGCCCGTCACCAAGCGGGTGGGAGACAAGGTCATAGGCGCAACCCTCAACACTAGTGGCGCCCTGATCATGAAGTCCGAAAAAGTCGGATCTGACACCGTGCTGTCCCAAATCGTGCAAATGGTGGCCCAGGCCCAACGGTCCAGAGCGCCCATGCAACGCATGGCTGACGTGGTGGCCGGCTACTTCGTTGTCGCTGTAGTGAGCATTGCTGTGCTGACATTCCTAGGTTGGGGCCTGTTCGGTCCCCAACCCAGTTGGGTGTATGGCCTGATCAATGCGGTCGCAGTTCTGATCATTGCCTGCCCATGTGCGCTGGGCTTGGCGACCCCGATGTCCATCATGGTGGCTACCGGCAAAGGCGCGACCAATGGCGTGCTGTTCCGCGACGCGGCGGCCATTGAGAATCTGCGCAAGGTCGATACCCTCATCATCGACAAAACCGGGACCTTGACCGAGGGTCACCCCACATTCGAGAAAGCGGTTCCCAGCCGGGGATTTGAAGCCGACGAAGTTCTACGTCTGGCGGCCAGCCTGGACCAAGGCAGTGAGCATCCCTTGGCTGCGGCCATTGTGGCGGCAGCGCGTGAACGCCAGTTGGTGCTGGACAAGCCAGAGAACTTCGAATCGGGATCCGGCATTGGCGTCCAGGGCCAGGTAGGTGGACACCACCTGGTGCTGGGCAATACGGCGTTGATGCAACAGATCAGCGTTTCCGTGGACGCCCTGACAACCCAGGCTGAGGCCTTGCGTGCCGAGGGTGCCAGCGTGATGCACCTGGCCGTTGACGGCAAGCTGGCTGGACTGCTGGCAGTGTCTGACCCGATCAAAGCCAGCACGATGGAGGCGCTGACAGCCCTCAAAGCATCCGGCCTACGGATCGTGATGGCAACCGGTGACGGCATCACCACGGCCAAGGCCGTGGGCGCCAAGCTCGGTATCGAGGAGGTGCATGGCGAGGTCAAGCCGCAAGACAAATTAACCTTGGTCGAACGGTTGCAGAAAGAGGGGCGCATTGTGGCCATGGCCGGCGACGGTATCAACGACGCGCCAGCCCTGGCGAAAGCCCATGTAGGCATTGCCATGGGAACCGGCACGGACGTGGCCATGAACAGCGCCCAGGTCACGCTGGTGAAGGGCGATTTGCGAGGCATATCCATCGCGCTTGCGCTGTCCAACGCCACCGTGGGCAACATGAAGCAAAACCTGATGTTTGCCTTTTTGTACAACGCATTGGGCATTCCAGTGGCGGCAGGTCTGTTGTATCCGTTCACGGGTTGGCTGCTGTCCCCAATGGTCGCCGCGTTGGCCATGAGCTTCAGTTCGGCATCGGTCATTGGCAATGCGCTGCGTTTGCGCGGCAAGGCGCTGTAG
- a CDS encoding DUF411 domain-containing protein, giving the protein MSTPFKTQLQRRMLLASVLVLALPCAHAASHGTSIEVWKDPNCGCCKDWVTHLEKSGFTVKVNQNGNDVVRERLGMPRQLGSCHTALVGGYAIEGHVPAKEIQRLLKEKPAAIGLSVPGMPVGSPGMDGPVYNGRKDPYDVLLVLKDGSSRIFQGYR; this is encoded by the coding sequence ATGAGCACTCCATTTAAGACACAACTGCAGCGTCGAATGCTGCTCGCATCCGTTTTGGTTCTGGCTTTGCCATGCGCACATGCCGCCAGCCACGGCACCTCCATTGAGGTCTGGAAAGACCCCAACTGCGGGTGTTGCAAGGACTGGGTTACCCATCTGGAAAAGTCTGGCTTCACCGTTAAGGTCAATCAGAACGGCAACGATGTGGTGCGTGAACGGCTGGGCATGCCTAGGCAGTTGGGTTCCTGCCACACGGCTCTGGTCGGTGGCTATGCCATCGAGGGGCATGTGCCGGCCAAGGAAATACAACGCCTGCTGAAAGAAAAACCTGCAGCCATCGGTTTGTCCGTGCCGGGCATGCCGGTGGGCTCGCCAGGTATGGATGGACCCGTTTACAACGGTCGCAAAGATCCCTACGACGTCTTACTGGTCCTGAAGGATGGCAGTTCACGCATTTTCCAGGGCTATCGCTGA
- a CDS encoding copper-binding protein, producing the protein MNRFTQTLAAIATAMVTLAAVPTVAHAQMDKKMDMSQMTDGEIRKVDKEAGKVTIKHGEIKNLEMPGMTMVFTAKEKSLLDKVQAGDKVKFAVINDGGKMVVTDIQTVK; encoded by the coding sequence ATGAACCGATTCACTCAAACACTCGCCGCCATCGCTACAGCCATGGTGACTTTGGCTGCGGTCCCCACTGTTGCGCATGCACAGATGGACAAAAAGATGGACATGAGCCAGATGACCGACGGCGAAATCCGCAAGGTAGACAAGGAAGCCGGCAAGGTCACCATCAAGCACGGCGAGATCAAGAACCTGGAGATGCCTGGCATGACCATGGTCTTCACTGCCAAAGAAAAATCGCTGCTGGACAAAGTGCAGGCCGGTGACAAGGTCAAGTTCGCTGTGATCAACGACGGCGGAAAAATGGTCGTCACCGACATCCAGACCGTCAAATAA
- a CDS encoding cupredoxin domain-containing protein — MKFAKSFAPILSAFAMVALSTGALANGNHAGGHGDSAIGKAGVASKVNRTITVDMADSMRYTPSDIQVKKGETIRFVVKNSGKVKHELSLGTQKELLEHLEQMKKFPDMEHDEPSKVTVAPGAQGEIIWQFTKAGAVNFACLMPGHFEAGMKGQVKVAGQ; from the coding sequence ATGAAATTTGCCAAATCCTTCGCTCCCATCCTGTCTGCCTTCGCTATGGTGGCTCTTTCCACCGGCGCGCTGGCCAATGGCAACCACGCCGGCGGCCATGGTGACTCGGCCATCGGCAAAGCCGGCGTCGCCTCCAAAGTGAATCGCACGATTACCGTAGACATGGCCGACAGCATGCGTTACACCCCCTCCGACATCCAGGTCAAAAAGGGCGAAACCATCCGCTTCGTAGTGAAGAATTCCGGCAAGGTAAAACATGAGCTGAGCCTGGGTACCCAGAAGGAACTCTTGGAACATCTGGAGCAGATGAAGAAGTTCCCCGATATGGAGCACGATGAACCCAGCAAAGTGACCGTCGCACCGGGCGCCCAAGGCGAGATCATCTGGCAGTTCACCAAAGCCGGCGCGGTCAACTTCGCCTGCCTGATGCCTGGCCACTTTGAGGCCGGCATGAAGGGTCAGGTCAAAGTCGCAGGCCAATAA
- a CDS encoding multicopper oxidase family protein, with protein sequence MNSRRRFFAGAATTVAGLAVARSAMAALPEPVIQTSVNTAPPLVPTTGRPYNPVVTLNGWTLPWRMNNGVKEFHLVAEPVEREVSPGFKVNMWGYNGQSPGPTIEVVEGDRVRVFVTNKLPEHTTVHWHGQRLPNGMDGVGGLNQKAIPVGKTYVYEFVARRPGTFMYHPHADEMVQMAMGMMGFWVTHPKEKHPHISEVDRDFCFLLNAFDVEPGTKTPKINTMTDFNIWSWNSRVFPGIDTLNVRQNDRVRIRVGNLTMTNHPIHLHGHEFQVTGTDGGPTPPSSRWYEVTTDVAVGQMRQVEFVADEEGDWAFHCHKSHHTMNAMGHTVPTMVGVDHRGLIKKIQKVAPDYMLMGERGMADMGEMEMPIPDNTAPMMTGQAQYGPVEMGGMFSVLKVRKDQKPGDYSDPGPYKYPAGTVAQEYTGPLSEPARFRSEISSGMPAATKSTPATVFNARKPTSHSGH encoded by the coding sequence ATCAATTCACGCCGCCGATTCTTTGCGGGTGCCGCCACGACGGTTGCAGGCTTGGCCGTGGCACGCTCTGCCATGGCCGCTTTGCCTGAACCAGTGATTCAAACCTCGGTCAACACTGCACCGCCCCTGGTACCCACTACCGGACGTCCCTACAACCCTGTAGTCACCCTCAATGGCTGGACCTTGCCTTGGCGCATGAACAACGGCGTCAAGGAGTTTCACTTGGTGGCCGAACCGGTCGAGCGAGAGGTTTCTCCCGGCTTCAAGGTCAATATGTGGGGCTACAACGGCCAAAGCCCGGGCCCTACCATCGAAGTCGTCGAAGGCGACCGAGTTCGTGTCTTCGTGACCAACAAGCTGCCCGAGCACACCACAGTGCACTGGCATGGTCAGCGCCTGCCCAACGGCATGGATGGGGTCGGTGGCCTGAACCAGAAGGCCATCCCGGTTGGCAAGACCTACGTCTACGAGTTTGTGGCGCGCCGTCCGGGAACCTTCATGTACCACCCGCATGCCGATGAAATGGTGCAAATGGCCATGGGCATGATGGGTTTCTGGGTCACCCACCCCAAGGAAAAGCATCCCCACATCAGTGAAGTAGATCGGGACTTCTGCTTCCTGCTCAATGCGTTTGACGTGGAACCGGGAACCAAAACCCCCAAGATCAACACCATGACCGACTTCAACATCTGGTCATGGAACAGCCGGGTGTTTCCTGGCATCGACACGCTCAACGTGCGCCAGAACGACCGGGTGCGCATCCGCGTGGGCAACCTGACGATGACCAACCACCCCATTCACCTGCATGGCCACGAATTCCAGGTCACAGGCACGGACGGCGGACCGACACCACCATCCTCGCGTTGGTACGAGGTTACGACCGATGTGGCCGTGGGGCAAATGCGCCAGGTGGAGTTTGTCGCCGATGAAGAAGGCGACTGGGCCTTCCATTGCCACAAAAGCCACCACACCATGAATGCCATGGGGCATACCGTCCCCACCATGGTGGGCGTAGACCACCGCGGTCTGATCAAGAAGATTCAGAAAGTGGCACCGGACTACATGCTCATGGGTGAGCGCGGCATGGCCGACATGGGAGAAATGGAAATGCCCATTCCGGACAATACCGCGCCCATGATGACCGGCCAAGCCCAGTATGGCCCCGTTGAAATGGGTGGCATGTTCAGCGTCCTCAAGGTGCGCAAGGACCAGAAACCCGGTGACTACAGCGATCCAGGGCCCTACAAATACCCGGCAGGGACCGTTGCCCAGGAGTACACCGGCCCGCTGTCTGAGCCTGCGCGCTTCCGCTCTGAAATCAGCTCGGGCATGCCAGCCGCTACCAAGAGTACCCCGGCTACGGTATTCAATGCCCGCAAGCCAACCAGCCACTCTGGTCACTAA